From the bacterium genome, the window ATCCTGATGGCGCAGATGGGCAGCTTCGTCCCGGCCCGGCTCGCGCGGATCGGCCTGGTGGATCGGGTGTTCACGCGCGTTGGCGCGCACGATCGGCTCCTCGAGGGTCAAAGCACGTTTATGGTGGAGATGGTCGAGACGGCGACGATACTGCGGGAAGCCACCCGGCGCAGCTTTGTCGTGCTCGATGAGGTGGGCCGCGGAACCAGTACTTACGACGGCGTGAGCATTGCTTGGGCGGTGGTGGAGTATCTTCACGAGGCCGAGGCGCATCGCGCGCGGACGCTCTTCGCCACCCACTACCATGAGCTTGCCGAGATCGCGAAGAATTTTCCGCGGGTTGGAAATTTGACCGTCGAGGTCAGGGAAAGCGGCGATGAGGTCGTCTTCCTGCGGAAGGTGGTGGCGGGAAGTTCGGATCGCAGCTACGGGATCCACGTGGGGCGGCTGGCGGGTCTTCCGCCCGAGGTGCTGGCCCGGGCGCGTGAGCTTTTGGCCGAGCTGGAGGGGGCGGGGCTCCGCCTCCGCGAAGCGGCGGGAGGAGAGAAAAGGGACGGCCGATCGGAGCGCCTCCCCGACCCGCAGCTCTCGCTCTTCGGATCTGCACCGCATCCCCTCGTGGAAGCACTCGAGGGCCTGACCCCGGATCGGCTCTCTCCCCGGGGGGCACTCGATAAACTCTACGAACTCAAGGAAATTTTTGATACCGCAAAACGCCAAAATAGGGCATGATTGAAGCGGTGGGTAGTTCCGGCTAGTATTCATGCAGTGCCCGAGGTTATAAGATTTAAGATGATGAAAAATAAAGCTTATATGGTTTCCGGAAAGACGGCGGGCGTTTTCCTTTTGATTGCGTTTTTGGTGGCGCCCTCCCTCGCGGCCTCGATAAAAGGGGCCGAGCCCCGCATCCGCGATCTTCTGGTGGTGGAGAAAAAAGGGCAACTGCTGGTCTTCGCTTCCCTGGATTCGGGGTTCTCCCAGGACCTCTCCGAGGCCATCCGCAGTGGTGTGACGACGCGGTTTGTCTTTGAGCTCAATTTGATGCGGGCCCGCCGCGTGATCTACGACGCCGACGTGTTGACGCAGAATGTGGTGCACCAGGTGAAATACGATGCGCTGAAGAAGGCCTATACGTTCACCCTTTTCCGGGGAGAGCCGGACAAGAATCTGCGCCGGGTGACACGGCGGCACGATGAGATGGTGGACTGGATGGCCGAGCTGAACGGCGAGCCCATCGCCAACGT encodes:
- a CDS encoding DUF4390 domain-containing protein; this translates as MMKNKAYMVSGKTAGVFLLIAFLVAPSLAASIKGAEPRIRDLLVVEKKGQLLVFASLDSGFSQDLSEAIRSGVTTRFVFELNLMRARRVIYDADVLTQNVVHQVKYDALKKAYTFTLFRGEPDKNLRRVTRRHDEMVDWMAELNGEPIANVRELPKEGKYYLRARATLNTVNFSFPFNYLLSFMGRKTGWALSPAFSINGA